The Anabaena sp. WA102 genome contains a region encoding:
- the hemF gene encoding oxygen-dependent coproporphyrinogen oxidase codes for MLTNSQTPTITKESSDLLPGVNAQARVSQFMQNLQDEITQGLEKLDGLGKFQEDSWQRPEGGGGRSRVLRDGAIFEQAGVNFSEVWGSHLPPSILAQRPEATGHGFYATGTSLVLHPRNPYVPTVHLNYRYFEAGPVWWFGGGADLTPYYPFAEDAQHFHNTFKQACDQHHPEYYPVFKRWCDEYFYLKHRDETRGIGGLFLDYQDGQGSIYRGPDPNGEAAIYSNQVGELPSRSWEDIFALVQDCAGAFLPAYVPIVERRHGMEYGDRQRNFQLYRRGRYVEFNLVYDRGTIFGLQTNGRTESILMSLPPLVRWEYGYKPEPNTPEAQLYETFLKPQDWINWKPSQE; via the coding sequence ATGTTAACCAACTCGCAAACCCCCACTATCACAAAAGAATCATCTGATCTTCTCCCTGGAGTTAATGCTCAGGCTAGAGTCAGCCAGTTTATGCAAAATTTGCAGGATGAAATTACCCAAGGTTTAGAGAAATTAGATGGTCTGGGGAAGTTTCAAGAAGATAGTTGGCAGCGTCCAGAAGGGGGTGGTGGGCGATCGCGTGTACTGCGTGACGGAGCAATTTTTGAACAAGCAGGTGTAAATTTCTCTGAAGTTTGGGGTTCTCATTTACCTCCTTCGATTTTAGCCCAACGTCCAGAAGCTACAGGACATGGCTTTTATGCAACTGGGACTTCCTTGGTATTGCATCCACGCAATCCTTATGTACCTACAGTTCACTTAAATTACCGCTATTTTGAAGCAGGTCCAGTTTGGTGGTTTGGTGGCGGTGCAGACTTAACACCTTATTACCCCTTTGCTGAAGATGCACAACATTTTCATAACACTTTTAAACAAGCTTGTGATCAACACCATCCTGAATATTATCCTGTGTTTAAGCGCTGGTGTGATGAATATTTTTATCTGAAACATCGAGATGAAACACGGGGAATTGGTGGGTTATTTTTGGATTACCAAGATGGTCAAGGTTCTATCTATCGCGGTCCAGATCCCAATGGGGAAGCAGCGATTTATAGCAATCAGGTAGGTGAATTACCCTCGCGGAGTTGGGAAGATATATTTGCTTTAGTTCAAGACTGTGCTGGGGCATTTTTACCTGCTTATGTGCCAATTGTGGAACGCCGGCACGGGATGGAATATGGCGATCGCCAACGCAATTTTCAATTATACCGTCGTGGTAGATATGTAGAATTTAACTTGGTTTATGACCGGGGAACAATTTTTGGACTCCAAACCAACGGTCGCACAGAATCAATTCTCATGTCTCTACCACCTTTAGTTCGTTGGGAATATGGCTACAAACCAGAACCTAATACTCCTGAAGCCCAGTTGTATGAGACTTTCCTAAAACCTCAAGATTGGATAAACTGGAAACCAAGTCAGGAATGA
- a CDS encoding STAS domain-containing protein: MINIDQKTCTTEDGHTIMVLTPAGRLDITTAWQFRLKLQECISKHSPHVVVNLGQVNFIDSSGLTSLLAGMREADKISGSFRICNLHSEAKLVFEVTMMDTVFEIFDTEEQVLKTSPRILASQ, from the coding sequence GTGATTAATATAGATCAAAAAACCTGTACGACTGAAGACGGTCATACCATAATGGTATTGACACCTGCTGGTCGTTTAGATATTACTACTGCTTGGCAATTTCGTCTCAAGCTACAGGAATGTATTTCTAAACACAGTCCTCATGTTGTTGTCAATCTAGGACAAGTAAATTTTATTGATAGTTCCGGGTTGACCTCTTTATTAGCCGGGATGCGTGAAGCTGATAAAATTAGTGGCAGTTTTCGGATTTGTAATCTTCATTCGGAAGCTAAACTTGTGTTTGAAGTTACAATGATGGATACAGTATTTGAAATTTTTGATACCGAAGAACAGGTTTTAAAGACTTCACCCCGGATTTTGGCGAGTCAATAG
- a CDS encoding alpha/beta hydrolase, whose protein sequence is MVFNKNNWKLGTGDWGLGIDKHILFFTSLPLPITHYPLPITHYPLPITHYPLPIAHS, encoded by the coding sequence ATGGTATTTAACAAAAATAACTGGAAATTGGGAACTGGGGACTGGGGATTGGGGATTGACAAACATATTCTGTTTTTTACTTCCTTACCATTACCCATTACCCATTACCCATTACCCATTACCCATTACCCATTACCCATTACCCATTACCCATTACCCATTGCTCATTCCTGA
- a CDS encoding RloB family protein has protein sequence MRKGKSTNNLKRSSENKNPRGYFLIVVEGEQTEYNYFESLKRELKLSTTDVKIVPAYGGDPLEIVTTAYDLSQQKQYDQVFCIFDDDNKPDKYKQALSTAKKYNVESITSIPCFEFWFLLHCCYTTSPFSSYKELRPKLESEMRKEGILQKGETYNKSDRLLYEKLKPNQEKAIIHAIKLENNHPNEDGCTKPSTRVHILIDKLQKQKNFE, from the coding sequence ATGAGAAAGGGAAAATCGACAAATAATTTAAAACGAAGTTCAGAGAATAAAAATCCTAGAGGATACTTTTTAATTGTAGTTGAGGGTGAACAAACAGAATATAATTACTTCGAGTCTCTAAAACGTGAACTTAAATTATCAACAACTGACGTTAAAATAGTTCCCGCTTATGGTGGAGATCCTCTGGAGATTGTAACTACAGCTTATGATCTATCTCAACAAAAACAATATGATCAAGTATTTTGTATATTTGATGATGATAATAAACCGGATAAATATAAACAAGCTCTCAGCACAGCAAAAAAATATAATGTTGAATCTATAACATCAATACCCTGTTTTGAATTTTGGTTTTTACTCCATTGTTGTTATACTACCAGTCCCTTTAGTAGTTACAAAGAATTACGTCCAAAGCTAGAATCAGAAATGAGAAAAGAGGGTATTCTCCAAAAAGGAGAAACTTATAATAAAAGTGATAGATTACTATATGAAAAACTTAAACCCAATCAAGAAAAAGCAATTATTCATGCTATTAAACTAGAAAATAATCATCCCAACGAAGATGGATGTACCAAACCATCAACAAGAGTACATATTCTAATTGATAAATTGCAAAAACAAAAAAACTTTGAATGA
- a CDS encoding ferredoxin, protein MSNLQPSPQAEEYNRSGLEPELGSFLRDVPERSGLEPELGGLVRQKGVYVDEITCIGCKHCAHVARNTFFIEEDYGRSRVIRQDGDIEEVVQEAIDTCPVDCIHWVDYTELKNLEEDRKYQVIPVVGYPVEHGVAITEKRRKKQKLKKSNP, encoded by the coding sequence ATGTCTAATTTGCAGCCGTCGCCACAAGCAGAGGAATATAATCGTTCCGGCTTAGAACCAGAATTAGGGAGTTTTCTCCGAGATGTCCCTGAACGTTCTGGTTTAGAACCGGAATTAGGTGGATTGGTGCGGCAAAAAGGCGTTTATGTGGATGAAATTACCTGTATCGGTTGTAAGCATTGCGCCCATGTTGCCCGAAATACTTTTTTTATTGAAGAAGATTATGGGCGATCGCGCGTCATCCGTCAAGATGGAGACATAGAAGAGGTAGTTCAAGAAGCCATAGATACCTGTCCTGTTGATTGTATTCACTGGGTTGATTACACAGAACTTAAAAATTTAGAAGAAGACAGAAAATATCAGGTAATTCCTGTAGTTGGTTATCCAGTAGAACATGGTGTAGCCATTACAGAAAAACGCCGGAAAAAACAAAAGTTAAAAAAATCCAATCCTTAA
- the psb29 gene encoding photosystem II biogenesis protein Psp29, translating to MNNVRTVSDTKRTFYTLHTRPINTIYRRVVEELMVEMHLLSVNVDFSYNAIYALGVVTTFDSFMDGYQPEQDKESIFRAICQAVEQDPQRYRQDASRLQALAVSLPVKDLIAGLSRANSLDQDGDLQQQLEAVATNSNFKYSRLFGVGLFALLVQSDHELMKDDKQKSEALKAIANGLNISEDKLIKDLELYSSNLEKMAQALIVMADILTADRKKRDALKSA from the coding sequence GTGAATAACGTCCGTACAGTATCTGATACAAAAAGAACCTTTTACACCCTTCATACCAGGCCAATTAACACTATTTACCGCCGGGTAGTGGAAGAGTTGATGGTAGAAATGCACCTGCTATCAGTCAATGTTGATTTTAGCTACAATGCCATTTATGCCTTGGGCGTTGTCACCACTTTTGACAGCTTCATGGACGGCTACCAACCAGAACAGGATAAAGAATCAATTTTCCGAGCAATTTGTCAAGCTGTGGAACAAGATCCCCAGCGTTACCGACAAGATGCCTCCAGATTGCAAGCTTTAGCTGTCAGTTTACCAGTTAAGGATTTGATTGCTGGTTTGAGTCGGGCAAATTCCCTAGATCAAGATGGGGACTTGCAGCAGCAATTAGAAGCAGTGGCTACCAATTCCAACTTTAAATACAGTCGCTTATTTGGTGTTGGTTTATTTGCATTATTGGTACAGTCAGATCATGAACTGATGAAAGATGATAAACAAAAGAGTGAAGCACTCAAAGCGATCGCTAACGGGTTAAATATCTCTGAAGATAAACTCATCAAAGATTTAGAACTATACAGTTCTAACCTGGAAAAAATGGCGCAAGCACTCATAGTCATGGCAGATATTTTGACAGCAGATCGCAAAAAGCGGGATGCTTTAAAGTCAGCCTAA
- a CDS encoding DUF1257 domain-containing protein: protein MSHFSQIKTQIRNLESLKDALSDLGIDWKPGPCEVRGYRGQTHAAEVTIEQQNGYDIGFRWNGQEYELVADLQYWQQNLSVDGFVRQVTQRYAYQTIVKETTKVGFQVAEQQQQEDGSIRLVVQRWSA from the coding sequence ATGTCACACTTTAGCCAAATTAAAACACAAATCCGTAATCTAGAATCCTTGAAAGATGCCCTTTCCGATTTGGGAATAGACTGGAAACCTGGACCTTGTGAGGTGCGTGGTTATCGTGGTCAAACTCATGCAGCCGAAGTAACTATTGAACAGCAAAACGGCTATGACATCGGTTTCAGATGGAATGGTCAAGAATACGAATTAGTTGCAGATTTACAATATTGGCAACAAAATCTATCTGTGGACGGGTTTGTCCGTCAAGTAACTCAACGTTATGCTTATCAAACAATAGTCAAAGAAACCACTAAAGTTGGCTTCCAAGTGGCAGAACAACAGCAACAGGAAGATGGTTCTATTCGTCTAGTAGTACAACGCTGGAGTGCGTAA
- a CDS encoding peptidoglycan recognition protein family protein, with protein sequence MKFRAWATRVILIFLMLATLILAVFIGGARQKHNQTIASTSEVTTWNQYSPGQLQSAVTKPENKQKLRPSPTKMNKINPLYITTRDFANYRPKFAQVKVDPSNYGDRYTADINGVPFNNQAIIVLHETTNSTSSAINFFQTRHDDESVQASYHAIITLEGKVIYLVPPEKRAFGAGNSVFKGANGVETVQTNPNLPPSVNNFAYHVSLETPTDAWGKSNIESHSGYTEAQYNSLAWLIAQSQVPDERITTHRAVDVGNGKVDPLSFDGEKFINKLHSFRQLQTFN encoded by the coding sequence ATGAAATTTAGAGCTTGGGCAACTAGAGTCATCCTGATTTTTTTGATGTTAGCTACCCTGATTCTGGCTGTATTTATTGGGGGTGCAAGACAAAAACACAATCAAACAATTGCATCCACTTCAGAGGTGACAACGTGGAATCAGTATTCACCAGGGCAATTACAATCAGCAGTAACTAAGCCAGAAAATAAGCAAAAATTAAGACCATCTCCCACAAAGATGAATAAAATTAATCCTCTATATATAACTACTAGGGATTTTGCTAATTATAGACCTAAGTTTGCCCAGGTTAAGGTTGATCCTAGCAATTATGGCGATCGCTATACAGCAGATATTAATGGTGTCCCGTTTAATAATCAAGCCATTATTGTCCTTCATGAAACTACTAATTCTACTTCTAGTGCCATTAATTTTTTTCAAACACGCCATGATGATGAAAGTGTTCAAGCCAGTTATCATGCCATCATTACTTTAGAGGGAAAAGTTATTTATTTAGTTCCTCCAGAAAAACGCGCTTTTGGTGCTGGTAATTCGGTTTTTAAAGGCGCTAATGGTGTGGAAACGGTGCAAACTAATCCCAATTTACCCCCATCTGTCAATAATTTTGCCTATCATGTATCCCTAGAAACCCCGACCGATGCTTGGGGTAAAAGTAATATAGAATCACATTCAGGATATACAGAGGCTCAATATAATTCTTTAGCTTGGTTAATTGCTCAAAGTCAAGTTCCTGATGAGAGAATTACTACTCATCGTGCTGTAGATGTGGGGAATGGGAAGGTTGATCCTTTGAGTTTTGATGGTGAAAAGTTTATCAATAAATTGCATTCTTTTCGGCAATTACAAACTTTCAATTAG
- a CDS encoding AAA family ATPase: protein MLVEFSVENYRSIQEKQTLSMVAAEDATMLESNTFPIPNNNDLRLVTSAAIYGPNASGKSNLLKAMQVLKNLVIKSASRMQTGDKLPVEPFRLNSESAKKPSSFEIIFIRDDIRYEYGVSLNRERIFEEWLIAYPNEVQQNWFSREYLPDNPELKVDEGYKWSFGKGLKGEKKRIQRFVRSNSLFISHAAQNNHPQLTEVFDFFENEINMFSLTERQLREFNFSIRMCEEDNKFREQIVNLLSEADIGISDIRFESEPMDDNIKLVAQNLFSEEFEVRKNANNLLEIDFMKVITIHKMNDSNSEIELEMSDESAGTKRLFNIAGYLLWVLEYGEVLIIDELDRSLHPLLSKALIKMFNNPEINKNNAQLIFTTHDTTLLDDETFRPDQIWFTEKDNSMTKLYSLFDFRPREHESLQKGYLLGRYGAIPFINGFKGGSEKHEKGKIDK from the coding sequence ATGCTTGTAGAATTTAGTGTAGAAAATTATCGTTCCATCCAAGAAAAGCAAACATTAAGTATGGTAGCTGCTGAAGACGCAACCATGCTAGAAAGTAATACTTTTCCTATCCCTAACAATAATGATTTACGCTTAGTTACAAGTGCTGCTATATATGGTCCTAACGCTTCCGGTAAAAGCAATTTACTCAAAGCTATGCAAGTCCTAAAAAATCTTGTCATTAAATCAGCTAGTAGAATGCAAACTGGTGATAAATTACCTGTTGAACCATTTAGATTAAATAGTGAATCAGCAAAAAAGCCTAGTAGTTTTGAAATAATTTTTATTCGTGATGATATTCGTTATGAATATGGAGTTTCTTTAAATCGAGAACGAATATTTGAAGAGTGGTTAATTGCTTATCCAAATGAAGTTCAACAAAACTGGTTTTCTCGTGAATATCTGCCAGATAATCCAGAATTAAAAGTAGACGAAGGATATAAATGGTCTTTTGGTAAAGGATTAAAAGGGGAAAAAAAACGTATTCAAAGATTTGTTCGTTCTAATTCTTTATTTATATCTCATGCTGCACAAAATAATCATCCTCAATTAACAGAGGTATTTGATTTTTTTGAGAATGAAATAAATATGTTTTCTTTAACAGAACGTCAACTTAGAGAATTTAATTTTAGTATTAGAATGTGTGAAGAAGATAATAAGTTTCGTGAGCAGATTGTTAATTTGCTGAGTGAAGCTGATATTGGTATTTCAGATATAAGGTTTGAAAGTGAACCAATGGATGATAATATAAAATTGGTGGCTCAAAATCTTTTTAGCGAAGAATTTGAAGTAAGAAAGAATGCTAATAATTTATTAGAAATAGACTTCATGAAAGTGATAACTATTCATAAAATGAATGATTCTAACAGTGAAATAGAATTGGAAATGAGTGATGAATCTGCGGGAACAAAACGTTTATTTAATATAGCAGGATATTTATTATGGGTATTAGAATATGGAGAAGTATTAATAATAGATGAATTAGATAGAAGTTTACATCCACTTCTTTCTAAAGCATTAATAAAAATGTTTAATAATCCAGAAATTAATAAAAACAATGCTCAATTAATCTTTACAACTCATGATACTACATTATTAGATGATGAAACATTCAGACCTGACCAAATATGGTTTACTGAGAAAGATAACAGCATGACTAAACTATATTCATTGTTTGATTTTCGACCTCGTGAACATGAATCTTTACAAAAAGGTTATCTACTAGGTCGTTATGGTGCTATTCCTTTTATTAATGGGTTCAAGGGAGGGAGTGAAAAACATGAGAAAGGGAAAATCGACAAATAA
- a CDS encoding Rpn family recombination-promoting nuclease/putative transposase, with amino-acid sequence MRRDSIFYKLFQQSPTLLFELLTNPPINADAYRFDSVAVKEPKFEIDGVFLPPENEGAGIVYFCEVQFQKDEQLYERVFAESSLYFYRNRVRFSDWQAVIIYPSRNTEQRDIYPHRTLLKGEQVHRVYLNELGDIRQLPLWVALMVLTTVEEEQAPAAARDLLIRTREEDPQPSSRAIIEMITTIMVYKFEKLSRMEVESMLGITLKETRVYQEIKEEGREEGREEGREEGREEATVNVIIRLLTKRFGKISEEMRSSISSLPLPVLEDLSEALLDFTSFADIQTWLKGRVN; translated from the coding sequence ATGCGTCGAGACTCCATTTTCTATAAACTATTTCAACAGTCTCCAACTTTGCTATTTGAACTGTTGACAAATCCACCCATAAATGCAGATGCTTACCGATTTGATTCGGTAGCTGTCAAAGAACCCAAGTTTGAAATAGATGGAGTATTTCTCCCCCCAGAAAATGAAGGTGCTGGGATTGTGTATTTCTGTGAGGTGCAGTTTCAAAAAGATGAACAACTTTATGAAAGAGTATTTGCAGAATCTTCACTATATTTCTATCGCAACCGCGTTAGATTTAGTGACTGGCAAGCAGTTATAATATATCCATCTCGCAATACCGAACAAAGGGACATTTACCCTCATAGAACCTTACTAAAAGGTGAACAAGTACATAGAGTGTATTTGAATGAATTGGGGGATATTCGTCAATTACCTCTATGGGTAGCATTGATGGTATTGACTACGGTGGAGGAAGAACAAGCGCCAGCAGCAGCACGGGATTTGTTAATAAGAACCCGTGAAGAAGATCCTCAACCATCAAGTCGCGCCATAATAGAGATGATCACGACTATCATGGTGTACAAGTTTGAAAAACTTAGCCGAATGGAGGTAGAGTCTATGCTAGGAATAACACTCAAGGAAACTAGAGTTTACCAAGAAATTAAGGAAGAAGGACGAGAGGAAGGACGAGAGGAAGGACGAGAAGAAGGACGAGAGGAAGCAACTGTTAATGTGATTATTCGACTGTTGACTAAGCGGTTTGGAAAAATCTCTGAGGAAATGCGTTCCTCAATTTCTAGTTTACCTTTGCCGGTTCTCGAAGATTTGAGCGAAGCATTGTTAGATTTTACCAGCTTTGCTGATATCCAAACTTGGTTAAAAGGGCGGGTAAATTAA
- a CDS encoding DUF2997 domain-containing protein yields the protein METLEFIIYPDGRVQEKVTGIIGASCAEVTAAIEAQLGRVLSNEPTSEFFATNPQQNSVANTQTAHSEW from the coding sequence ATGGAAACATTAGAATTCATCATTTATCCAGATGGTCGAGTACAAGAAAAAGTCACCGGTATTATCGGTGCATCTTGTGCTGAGGTGACAGCAGCCATAGAAGCCCAGCTAGGACGAGTGTTGAGTAATGAACCAACCTCAGAGTTTTTCGCCACTAACCCGCAGCAAAATAGTGTGGCGAATACACAAACCGCCCACAGCGAATGGTAA